In a single window of the Euleptes europaea isolate rEulEur1 chromosome 4, rEulEur1.hap1, whole genome shotgun sequence genome:
- the VDAC2 gene encoding voltage-dependent anion-selective channel protein 2: MSFNPACQHPPRPPMAIPPPYADLGKSARDVFNKGFGFGLVKLDVKTKSASGVEFSTAGSSNTDTGKVNGSLETKYKWTEYGVTFTEKWNTDNTLGTEMAIEDQIAKGLKLTFDTTFSPNTGKKSGKIKSAYKRECVNIGCDVDFDFAGPAIHGAAVLGYEGWLAGYQMTFDSAKSKLTRNNFSVGYKTGDFQLHTNVNDGSEFGGSIYQKVSDKLETAVNLNWTAGSNSTRFGIAAKYQLDSTASVAAKVNNSSLVGVGYTQTLRPGVKLTLSALIDGKNINAGGHKLGLGLELEA, encoded by the exons ATGTCTTTTAATCCAGCATGTCAGCACCCACCGAGAC CTCCAATGGCGATCCCGCCGCCCTACGCCGACCTCGGCAAATCTGCCAGAGATGTCTTCAACAAAGGATTTG GTTTCGGCCTTGTGAAACTGGATGTGAAAACGAAATCTGCAAGCGGAGTG gagttctCGACCGCTGGCTCATCGAACACAGACACGGGGAAAGTGAACGGGAGCTTGGAGACCAAATACAAGTGGACCGAGTACGGGGTGACTttcacagaaaaatggaacacGGACAACACTCTGGGAACAGAAATGGCGATTGAAGATCAG ATTGCCAAAGGTTTGAAGTTGACATTTGACACGACCTTCTCACCAAACACAGG gaagaaGAGCGGCAAGATAAAGTCTGCCTATAAGCGGGAATGCGTAAACATTGGGTGCGACGTTGACTTTGATTTTGCTGGCCCTGCCATCCACGGCGCGGCCGTCCTTGGTTACGAGGGTTGGCTCGCTGGTTACCAAATGACCTTCGACAGTGCCAAATCCAAGCTGACGAGAAATAATTTCTCTGTGGGTTACAAGACCGGGGACTTCCAACTGCACACCAACGT caATGACGGGTCAGAATTCGGGGGCTCGATTTACCAAAAAGTCAGCGACAAACTTGAGACCGCGGTCAATCTCAACTGGACAGCAGGCAGCAATAGCACTCGGTTCGGAATCGCGGCAAAATACCAGCTGGATTCCACTGCTTCTGTTGCG GCAAAAGTGAACAATTCTAGTCTAGTTGGAGTTGGCTACACCCAGACCCTGAGGCCCG GTGTGAAGCTGACTCTCTCTGCCCTGATAGACGGAAAGAACATCAACGCCGGCGGCCATAAACTTGGTCTTGGCCTGGAATTAGAGGCTTAA